In Sander lucioperca isolate FBNREF2018 chromosome 21, SLUC_FBN_1.2, whole genome shotgun sequence, the following proteins share a genomic window:
- the si:ch211-278a6.1 gene encoding SRC kinase signaling inhibitor 1 isoform X7, producing the protein MENAGKPSDPERGGSHMISTDDLEYPREYRTLGNSARRFSNVGLVHTSEHRHTVSAAQSLEALTNLHKVDMERKRDAFMDHLKSKYQQQQQQQQLQHPHHSPHHNPPSPSPSHASMRGTSERSAREQQQPNYWSFKSRSPRHSQSTQSGLADQAAKLSFASAESLETMSEADIPIGFNRMNRFRQSLPLSRSASQNKLRSPDEYSGVLFLQYGDETRRVHITHDLSSLDTLHALIVHMFPQKLTAGMLKSPNTAILIKDEARNVFYELEDVRDIQDRSIIKIYRKEPIYASYPAAAHLANGDLRRDMVYSSRDSSPTRRLNTLPSSTASASSGSPSRSRLSYSGGRPPSFTGSHSQHEQPRHPHHPSAGHSANVGLSPSPSAILERRDVKPDEEVSAKNMALMKNEGLYADPYSLMHEGRLSIASTQSLAAIGDPFSFPVSSGLYRRGSVRSLSTYSAAALQGDLEDSLYKPGGSLYADTYSSATLGMGFRMPPSSPQKVPDMQLRDRDSYSSSPSRASPVRQTFRKDSASSSVFVESPKSRPSSSSEPLCLTAGPGEGGRATPGFGSSMSGQDPDSSRDHRLERMEAMEKQIASLTGLVQSVLTRAPDSDSTCGLLRLCMMAGCPPDQGTEFSRPLPFSSSEKTETNSDGSTTGTGRLKQKAHTPSAPLALMPPPPSNTTPVNSAGRLQMQLHLHGLQQNATDLRKQLGQLRKIQMENQDSVRTLLKRTEAELNVRVADALRKQEDPLQRQRLLVEEERLKYLNEEELIIQQLHDLEKSVEEIQKESSVNHKLVTVQELEEKATVLRKLGETLTELKNQFPGLQSKMRVVLRVEVEAVKFLKEEPHRLDALLKRCKTITDTLATMRKQANDGVWKKQEDFSIPSSKHNDDLRKFSDFDLTTSPPLTINDLGGGNSLSNWSPHSSLSRGHGNLSGPHKDNHPPVPHKGKALEELERRALADKALSVEVRLAAERDWEEKRASLTQYSAQDINRLLEETQAELLKAIPDLDFAAKQIKPSSNTASSQIPQSGVGNPEHRVSKPQHKLSGKDGGSRRGSDELTVPRYRTEKPSKSPPPPPPRRSFPSSPGITSRSGEPLIPGKSIKKSESEETEGQKPHVKLRRTLSENPRPASTPPTLASGDKEEGEEERIAAELEGGNSSSVGKVLHSSAASKLKHLQQNSTDKTKSGRREDILKIQGQHQQ; encoded by the exons ATCCCGAGCGTGGTGGCAGTCACATGATCTCGACAGATGACTTGGAGTATCCGCGAGAATACCGGACGCTGGGGAACAGCGCTCGCCGTTTCTCCAATGTCGGCCTGGTGCACACATCGGAGCACCGCCACACCGTCAGCGCTGCCCAGAGCCTGGAGGCCCTGACCAACCTGCACAAGGTTGACATGGAACGCAAGAGGGACGCCTTCATGGATCACCTGAAGAGCAagtaccagcagcagcagcagcagcagcagctgcaacatCCGCATCATAGCCCACACCACAACCCACCATCTCCCTCACCATCTCACGCCAGCATGAGGGGTACGTCAGAGCGGTCTGCACGAGAACAG CAACAGCCCAACTACTGGAGCTTTAAG AGCCGCAGTCCACGGCATTCCCAGTCTACCCAGTCTGGGCTTGCCGACCAGGCCGCCAAGCTCTCCTTTGCCTCTGCTGAATCCTTGGAGACCATGTCAGAAGCTGACATCCCCATCGGGTTTAACCGGATGAACCGATTTCGCCAGAGCCTGCCGCTGTCCCGCTCTGCCAGCCAGAATAAGCTACGATCTCCAG ATGAATATTCAG GCGTGCTGTTCCTGCAGTACGGAGATGAGACACGTCGGGTTCACATCACCCACGACCTGAGCAGCCTGGATACGCTGCACGCTCTCATTGTGCACATGTTCCCTCAGAAGTTGACAGCAGGTATGCTGAAGTCACCCAATACAGCAATCTTGATCAAGGACGAGGCGCGCAACGTCTTCTACGAGCTGGAGGATGTCCGGGACATCCAAGACCGCAGCATCATCAAGATTTACCGCAAAGAACCCATCTACGCTTCCTACCCTGCTGCTGCGCACCTGGCTAACGGAGACCTGAGG AGGGACATGGTGTACTCGTCTCGCGACTCCTCCCCAACTCGCCGCCTCAACACCCTCCCCTCCTCTACAGCCTCTGCGTCCTCTGGTTCTCCATCCCGCTCACGCCTCTCCTACAGCGGCGGCCGTCCTCCATCCTTCACTGGGTCCCACTCCCAGCATGAACAGCCCAGACATCCCCACCATCCCTCAGCAGGCCACAGTGCCAACGTAGGCCTGTCTCCCTCGCCCAGCGCCATCCTGGAGCGCCGCGATGTCAAGCCTGATGAAGAAGTTTCTGCAAAGAATATGGCGCTGATGAAGAACGAGGGGCTGTATGCAGATCCCTACAGCCTTATGCACGAGGGCCGCCTCAGCATCGCCTCCACTCAGTCGTTAGCTGCCATCGGAGACCCCTTTAGCTTCCCTGTTTCCAGTGGCCTATACCGCCGTGGCTCTGTGCGCTCCCTCAGCACCTACTCAGCTGCTGCTCTTCAAGGGGACCTGGAGGACTCCCTCTACAAGCCTGGAGGTTCGCTCTACGCTGACACATACTCCTCAGCCACACTGGGCATGGGTTTTCGCATGCCGCCCTCATCCCCGCAGAAAGTCCCTGACATGCAGCTGAGGGACAGAGACTCGTATTCTAGCTCACCCAGCAGAGCCTCACCTGTCAGGCAGACCTTCCGCAAGGactctgcctcctcctctgtGTTTGTGGAGAGCCCGAAGTCAAGGCCCAGCTCCAGTTCAGAGCCTCTGTGCCTGACAGCTGGGCCTGGGGAGGGCGGCAGGGCCACACCTGGCTTTGGTTCTTCAATGTCTGGACAGGACCCTGACAGCAGCAG GGATCATCGCCTGGAGCGTATGGAGGCAATGGAGAAGCAGATAGCCAGCCTTACTGGCCTGGTCCAGAGTGTGCTGACCAGAGCACCAGACAGTGATAGCAC ATGCGGCCTGCTGCGTCTCTGCATGATGGCGGGCTGCCCTCCGGACCAAGGGACGGAGTTCTCACGGCCATTACCTTTCTCTTCCAGCGAGAAGACCGAAACCAACAGTGACGGCTCCACCACTGGAA CAGGACGGCTGAAACAGAAAG CTCATACACCGTCGGCACCTCTAGCTCTGATGCCGCCGCCGCCTTCTAATACAACCCCGGTAAACAGTGCCGGCCGCTTGCAGATGCAGCTCCACCTGCACGGCCTGCAGCAAAACGCCACCGACCTGCGCAAACAGCTTGGCCAGCTACGCAAGATACAG ATGGAGAACCAGGATTCGGTGCGAACTCTGTTGAAGCGGACAGAAGCGGAGTTAAACGTACGTGTGGCCGATGCCTTGAGGAAACAGGAGGATCCTCTACAGAGACAGCGCCTCctggtggaggaggagagactcaAGTACCTCAACGAGGAGGAGCTTATCATCCAGCAGCTCCA TGACCTGGAGAAGTCAGTGGAGGAGATCCAGAAGGAGTCGTCTGTCAACCACAAGCTGGTGACAGTGCAGGAGCTGGAGGAGAAGGCCACTGTTCTGAGAAAGCTGGGAGAAACACTCACAGAACTGAAAA ATCAGTTCCCAGGCCTGCAGAGTAAGATGCGGGTGGTGCtcagggtggaggtggaggccGTCAAATTCCTGAAAGAAGAGCCACACAGGCTTGATGCCCTTTTAAAACGCTGCAAGACTATAACTGATACCCTCGCCACCATGCGCAA ACAAGCAAATGATGGAGTGTGGAAGAAGCAGGAGGACTTCTCTATTCCTTCATCAAAGCACAACGACGACTTGCGAAAGTTTTCAGACTTTGACCTCACCACTAGCCCACCACTCACCATCAATGACCTTGGGGGAGGCAACAGCCTGTCCAACTGGAGCCCCCACTCCAGCCTCAGCCGTGGCCACGGGAACCTGTCTGGCCCTCACAAGGACAATCATCCTCCTGTTCCCCACAAAGGCAAAGCCCTGGAGGAGCTGGAACGGCGTGCTTTAGCTGACAAAGCTTTATCCGTGGAGGTCCGACTG GCAGCAGAGCGGGACTGGGAGGAGAAGCGGGCCAGTCTGACCCAGTACAGCGCCCAGGACATCAACCGGTTGCTGGAAGAGACCCAGGCTGAGTTATTAAAAGCTATTCCAGACCTGGACTTTGCTGCCAAGCAAATAAAGCCCTCCTCTAACACGGCATCCTCCCAAATCCCCCAAAGTGGAGTAGGAAACCCAGAGCACCGCGTCAGCAAGCCCCAGCACAAGCTCTCTGGTAAAGATGGAGGATCCAGGCGTGGCTCTG ATGAGTTGACAGTGCCGCGGTATCGCACAGAGAAACCCTCCaagtctcctcctcctccaccacctaGACGCAGTTTCCCGTCTTCTCCAGGCATAACCAGCCGCAGCGGAGAGCCCCTCATTCCTGGCAAAAGTATAAAG AAGTCTGAATCTGAAGAAACTGAAGGTCAGAAGCCTCATGTAAAACTGAGGAGGACCCTGTCTGAAAACCCCCGTCCTGCGTCTACACCCCCCACACTTGCCTCTGGGGAcaaggaggaaggagaggaggagagaattGCTGCCGAATTGGAG GGAGGGAATAGTTCAAGTGTTGGTAAGGTCCTCCACTCCTCGGCTGCCTCCAAGCTAAAGCACCTGCAGCAGAACAGCACAGACAAGACTAAAAGTGGCAGAAGAGAGGACATCCTGAAGATCCAGGGCCAGCACCAG